The DNA sequence CAGGACCTGCCTGGTCTTTTTCATGAAGATATGGTCGATTTTCTTGAAAAAAGCAACCTGTCCAATCCATCTGCTGCACAGTTATACCGGTTTCACAGTTACCTTGGCAAATGCGGATACGATTTCGGTAACGACTTGATAGATTTTGTTTATTTTATGCGGGGTAAAGCACGTCAGGAAATCCGTCGCAGGTTTGACCCTTATTTTTCAGATCTCACCTCAGTGCCTGCCGATACACTATCTAGAAACAGCGTTTTCCTGGACTACCTGAAAATTACCGGCGAGGAATTTGCATATCGCCCTGATCACCTCTTATGGCTCTCGTGCTTTCTTTGTGATGTCGAGTTATCTTATGGCTATTTTAGTATCGATCAGATCTGCGAACGCATCAATCAGCAGATAGAAGAGTATCAAACACACGAATGGGTACGGCGTTTCTCATCCGAAAATTCGACTTTTTTCGATGCCAACTCTATCGATGATTTAGACGGACGCCAATTCGAATTCTTTGTTTCCGATCTGCTTTCCTGCATCGGCTACATGACCGAGGTAACAAAAGCATCAGGCGACCAGGGGATGGATATTTTGGCTCGGAAAAACGGTATTCGCTATGCTGTTCAGACTAAAAAATCGTCCTCTCCTGTGGGCAATAAAGCCGTACAGGAAGCGCTTCATGCCAAGTCTTATTACAAAACAGACGAAGCGATTGTTTTAACCAACAATGTATTTACCCCAAGCGCTGTAAATTCGTCAAAAGAAACAGATGTAATCTTGTGGGATCGAGGTCAGTTACTCAAGTTCATTGATCAGGCTAATAACATATAGTTTTGTCCCGGCGCTTGAGAGCGCCTCTTTTTATGAAATAATGGCTCCAGTTTTTTTACCTCAAAAAAGTAGGCAGAGTGACTCCCACCCGTGATTTTTTTGTTTTTCGGCTTTAACATAGTATTAATTTCGATTTCCTGAAACTGTTTAAGAACCTTTTGCATTGCTTCTGCAGTACTAAGGTTTCATCACCAAATGAGGTATAAATTAAAAAGCAGGAAGAATTGGCTGAAATGTAATAAAATTATTTATAGTGAAACTACGTACTATAGACAGCCGTGATTCAACGAGAGGGGAATTTGATGAATTTTCAAGATAAAATAGATGATAATTATCCGAAGTATTACGATTACAAAGTAAATATTTCAAAAGAACAATGGAAAGATCTGCTGCAGGACTCCAGTATTTTTAATGAGCAAAATATAGAGCATATGAAATGCCTTTATTCTTTTGACAATCATGCTGCTACCTGCAAGGAGGTAAGTGAAAAATTAGGGGGAACAGCTAATTACTACGTTGGTCTGGCTAATGGGCTGGCAAAACGAATTGTAACGAAGCTGGAAATAGAGAAACTTCCCACGAGAGATGGCAGCGATTCAGATGTGTATTGGTATGTTCTGTTCTATGGACAAAATGTCACGGATCGAAATAGAGGGAGTTTCGAGTGGAAGCTTAAGCCTTCATTGGCTGATGCCTTGAAGGAATTGTATCCCGATCTTGAATACCCAGTACCTACGGGAGGAAATGCTATGGGAGAAAGAGATAAAAATATGATCTTATATGGTCCGCCAGGTACCGGAAAGACTTACAATACGGTCATGTACGCTGTTTCCATTATTGAAGGCCGGTCATTGGAAGAAGTTCAAAGTGAAGATTATTCTGCTGTTTTGAAGAGGTATACGTTCTATGAATCCCAAGGTCTGATTGCCTTTACCACTTTCCACCAATCCTACGGTTATGAAGAGTTTTTCGAAGGAATAAAGCCAGTCATTCGCCCTCAAGGAGAAGAAGCCTCCCTGGATATTCAATATGAGTATGCTGACGGTGTTTTTAAAAGGTTTTGCAACAAAGCCAAAGAAGTAAAGGTACAGAGCTCCAAGTACCCAATACGTAAAACTCCCGTAATATGGAATGTCCTCCTCGGAGGTACCGGGGAAACAGAGTTAAAAGAGGACTGTTTCGAAAATAATTATATTAAGATTGGATGGGCCAATGTTGCGGAAAAAGTAACGGAAGAGACAGAAAATATAAATGACCTGCACAAACGAATCTTATTAAACTTCCAGGACGAAATGCAGGAAGGAGACCTTGTATTTATTCAAAAAAGTAACACCTCGATTGATGCTATTGGTGTAATTACAGGGCCTTATGAGTTTGATCCTGTCTCTGATAGATATCCAAGAACAAGGAAAGTAGAATGGATTGAATTGAATATTGATGAAAATGTTTACGAACTAAATAAGCAGACAAAGTTAGACCGGAAAACTGTCTACCCGTTACGGAAAATAGAGCTGGAAAAAGCCACTGCTTTAATTGATAAATACAATCAAAATAATGAAGTTGTTATCCAGGAGAATAGAAAACCTTACGTCTTTATCATTGATGAAATCAACCGGGGAAATATTTCGAAAGTTTTTGGAGAACTTATTACCTTAATTGAACAAACGAAACGATTAGGAAAAGAAGAAGCGGCAAGCGCTATTCTTCCCTACACAGGAGAAGAATTTGGAGTTCCGAATAATGTATATATCATCGGAACTATGAATACCGCTGATCGCTCGATTGCCCTGATGGATACAGCGTTAAGAAGAAGGTTCCAATTTACCGAAATGATGCCTGATGAAAACGTCTTGAAAACATTAAACATTCAGGATATAAAGGGTATTGATGTCCCGAAAATGTTCAAAACGATCAATGAACGAATTGAATATTTATACGACCGGGAACATACGATAGGACATGCCTACTTTACTTCACTTGCAAAAGACCCATCTCTGAATAATCTTGCGAGAATTTTTATGAATGCAATTATTCCTTTGCTTCAAGAGTATTTTTATGAAGATTATAGAATCATCCAACTCGTTTTAGGAGATAACGCAAAGGGAAACCCGGAAAATAAATTCATTCTTGATACGGATATAAACGGAAGAAACGTATTCAAAGGAAATCCTGATATCGACCTGCCTGAAAAGAAATATTCCATTCAAACAGAGGCTTTTTATAAGGCTGAGAGTTATAAACTAATTTATTAAAGTGGTGAATTGATGGACAAACTGCTGGAAGTTCGTGAATTTGAATCCATAACCTGTAATGAGGATTATCAAAACGATCCTCAATTAAAGTATCTGAACGAAGAAACGTTTGCGGAGCTTGAAAATTTTATACTCGATTTCAATGAAAATAAACAATCGGATGCTGTGGAGTTTTTGAAAATAGGGGTCCGTCGCCGTGTTGGCAAAGTGATTCAAGCAAAAAACTATGTAGGACTTATTCAAATGAAAAATGGGTTCCAGGTCCAAATTCTCCCGAAGGTATCCACCAGTGAAATAGAGAGTACGAAGAAAACTTTTTTAAGAATGCTTCGGAGTTTGGAAGACTTTCCTAATAAAGTGTTCAATGACGCTGATTTAAAAATTGGCCGCATGAATTTATATGAAATTTTTATAAATATGTACTTGCAGGAGATCCGTAACCTCACGAAAAAGGGGCTGCGTTCTGCTTATTTACCCGTCGAAGATAACTTAAATTATTATAAGGGCAAGCTAAACGTGCAAGAGCAGATCAAGAAAAACCTTGTTCATCAAGAAAGATTTTATGTGAGATATGATGAATTTGATGTCAATCGGCCAGAAAACAGATTGATTAAATCAACGCTGTTAAAATTGCAGAAGCTCTCAAACAGTGCTACCAATATTAAAGAAATCCGGCAGCAGCTTCATCACTTTGAAACGGTCAATGCTTCTTTGAATTATACAAAGGATTTCTCGCGCGTTGTGATTGATCGAAGCACCAGAGATTACGAAAAACTGATGCATTGGTCAAAGGTTTTTCTATTGAATCTGAGCTTCACAACATTCTCCGGGTCTACATCGGCGCGAGCGCTCCTATTTCCAATGGAAAAAGTCTTTGAAGCATATGTCGCACAGAACTTGAAGAAAGCATTGGCTGATCTTCCATGGGATGTTTCCACCCAAGACAGAGGCTATTATTTATTTAACGAGCCAAGACAATTTGCTCTGCGACCGGATCTGGTGATCACACGGGACGATAAAAGCACGATTGTATTAGATACAAAATGGAAATCACTGATCGATCAACCACGCCAAAATTATGGAATTACGCAGGCAGACATGTATCAAATGTATGCATACTCCAAGAAATACAACACGCCGGAAATCTGGTTACTATACCCCGTAAACGAAGATATGAAGGAGACGGATGTCAGTTTTGAATCCTTCCATAGTAACAAGGGAGTTGAAACAAAAGTCCGCTTATTTTTCGTGGACGTGACTAAGGTCGAAGAAAGCCTTGAGGAATTGAGAGAGAAGTTGGTAGAGGGGTTTTGATTAGATGAAATTGCTGAATATACGTTTCAAACAGTGATTCTAAGGATTCCATTATCATGTCCGGCCAATCGTACAGAATGCGATAAAAATCTATTCTTCTTCTGCACGGTTCATACCAGCTGACGCACACCTAATTTTTACCGATATTTTCTACAATATTTATATTCTACAAACGTAAATAGCGAGGTGCTCACATGCTCGGGCTGCCAAAAGAAAAAGTTTTTTTACGTTCCGTGGACGAAAGCGTGGGAAAGGAGCTCCTCCTGGAAGAAAAAATCGAAAATGAAATTGGAAAGCAGATAAAAGCTGCTCATTATATTGGTAGTACGGCAGTGGAAAACCTGAGGGCAAAGTTGATTTTAGATATTGTGTTAGAAGTATAGTGTTTTGGAGACGGGCAGAAGTGTATCCAGCCGCTTGAAGAGCATGGTTATACTTATAAAGAAACAGAGTTGGTACCGGACAGAAAATCTTTCAGCAAAGGAGTCAATTAACGATGAAAACACGAGTAACGGAGATTTTTGGAATTGATTATCCCATTGTGCAGGGGGGACTTGCTTACCTTGCTTATGCTGAACTGGCAGCGGCGGTATCGAATGCCGGGGGACTCGGGCAGATTACTGCGGCAACGCTCGGGACACCGGAAAAACTGCGGGAGGAAATTCGTAAAGTACGTACGCTCACCGACAAGCCGTTTGGTGTGAACTTTGCGATTGCCAAGCACGATAACGGGGGGAAGTATCAGGAACTGCTTGAAGTGGCCATTCAAGAAAAGGTGCCGGCTGTCTCCTTAACGGGAGGGAACCCGC is a window from the Alkalicoccus halolimnae genome containing:
- a CDS encoding restriction endonuclease, whose translation is MITVTFSERLDEARVLLNGKDKIQEELRQLIHEYSELEQNYTDKKKHLEADFQAYSNRIHDQMEVSGRYLEELENKITKRQELLASLGDVYDKRKVNIHKNTQDVTKRYEKASRLSSNYLRLTSLQTRLIDSFLQYIERSSAPLLYTTPSVDIHDPEINDLANRFLQKQQDLPGLFHEDMVDFLEKSNLSNPSAAQLYRFHSYLGKCGYDFGNDLIDFVYFMRGKARQEIRRRFDPYFSDLTSVPADTLSRNSVFLDYLKITGEEFAYRPDHLLWLSCFLCDVELSYGYFSIDQICERINQQIEEYQTHEWVRRFSSENSTFFDANSIDDLDGRQFEFFVSDLLSCIGYMTEVTKASGDQGMDILARKNGIRYAVQTKKSSSPVGNKAVQEALHAKSYYKTDEAIVLTNNVFTPSAVNSSKETDVILWDRGQLLKFIDQANNI
- a CDS encoding AAA family ATPase, with the protein product MNFQDKIDDNYPKYYDYKVNISKEQWKDLLQDSSIFNEQNIEHMKCLYSFDNHAATCKEVSEKLGGTANYYVGLANGLAKRIVTKLEIEKLPTRDGSDSDVYWYVLFYGQNVTDRNRGSFEWKLKPSLADALKELYPDLEYPVPTGGNAMGERDKNMILYGPPGTGKTYNTVMYAVSIIEGRSLEEVQSEDYSAVLKRYTFYESQGLIAFTTFHQSYGYEEFFEGIKPVIRPQGEEASLDIQYEYADGVFKRFCNKAKEVKVQSSKYPIRKTPVIWNVLLGGTGETELKEDCFENNYIKIGWANVAEKVTEETENINDLHKRILLNFQDEMQEGDLVFIQKSNTSIDAIGVITGPYEFDPVSDRYPRTRKVEWIELNIDENVYELNKQTKLDRKTVYPLRKIELEKATALIDKYNQNNEVVIQENRKPYVFIIDEINRGNISKVFGELITLIEQTKRLGKEEAASAILPYTGEEFGVPNNVYIIGTMNTADRSIALMDTALRRRFQFTEMMPDENVLKTLNIQDIKGIDVPKMFKTINERIEYLYDREHTIGHAYFTSLAKDPSLNNLARIFMNAIIPLLQEYFYEDYRIIQLVLGDNAKGNPENKFILDTDINGRNVFKGNPDIDLPEKKYSIQTEAFYKAESYKLIY
- a CDS encoding McrC family protein; the protein is MDKLLEVREFESITCNEDYQNDPQLKYLNEETFAELENFILDFNENKQSDAVEFLKIGVRRRVGKVIQAKNYVGLIQMKNGFQVQILPKVSTSEIESTKKTFLRMLRSLEDFPNKVFNDADLKIGRMNLYEIFINMYLQEIRNLTKKGLRSAYLPVEDNLNYYKGKLNVQEQIKKNLVHQERFYVRYDEFDVNRPENRLIKSTLLKLQKLSNSATNIKEIRQQLHHFETVNASLNYTKDFSRVVIDRSTRDYEKLMHWSKVFLLNLSFTTFSGSTSARALLFPMEKVFEAYVAQNLKKALADLPWDVSTQDRGYYLFNEPRQFALRPDLVITRDDKSTIVLDTKWKSLIDQPRQNYGITQADMYQMYAYSKKYNTPEIWLLYPVNEDMKETDVSFESFHSNKGVETKVRLFFVDVTKVEESLEELREKLVEGF
- a CDS encoding GrpB family protein; the encoded protein is MLGLPKEKVFLRSVDESVGKELLLEEKIENEIGKQIKAAHYIGSTAVENLRAKLILDIVLEV